Proteins encoded together in one Trueperaceae bacterium window:
- the tmk gene encoding dTMP kinase, giving the protein MSAEGRRPARRGLFIVFEGPEGAGKSTQIARLAERLRGSGRDVLLTREPGGTRAGDAVRQVLLDPEQVIYPLTEFLLYSASRAQLVSEVIGPALEAGRDVVSDRFTGASVAYQGYGRGLDLDLVADLNRRATSGLRPDLTVLLDIDPEAGLRRARSRSGQDRLEAAGLDFHRRVREGYLAQAAADPSWLVVDAAAPEDAVAEAVWAGVSRLIAPSEEAARG; this is encoded by the coding sequence GTGAGCGCGGAGGGCCGCCGCCCGGCGCGGCGCGGGCTCTTCATCGTCTTCGAGGGGCCCGAGGGCGCCGGGAAGTCGACGCAGATCGCCAGGCTCGCCGAGCGCCTGCGGGGCTCCGGCCGCGACGTGCTCCTGACGCGGGAGCCGGGCGGGACCCGCGCCGGCGACGCCGTGCGGCAGGTGCTCCTCGACCCCGAGCAGGTGATCTACCCGCTCACCGAGTTCCTCCTCTACAGCGCTTCGCGCGCGCAGCTCGTCAGCGAGGTGATAGGGCCGGCGCTCGAGGCGGGGCGCGACGTCGTCTCGGACCGCTTCACCGGCGCCAGCGTGGCCTACCAGGGCTACGGGCGCGGCCTCGACCTCGACCTGGTGGCAGACCTGAACCGCCGCGCGACCTCCGGCCTGCGACCGGACCTCACGGTGCTGCTCGACATCGACCCCGAGGCGGGTCTGCGGCGGGCACGGTCGCGCTCGGGCCAGGACCGGCTCGAGGCCGCCGGCCTGGACTTCCACCGGCGGGTACGCGAGGGCTACCTGGCGCAGGCCGCCGCCGACCCCAGCTGGCTCGTCGTCGACGCCGCCGCGCCCGAGGACGCGGTCGCCGAGGCGGTCTGGGCGGGCGTGAGCCGGCTGATCGCCCCGAGCGAGGAGGCGGCTCGTGGCTAG
- a CDS encoding glutaminyl-peptide cyclotransferase, giving the protein MARARPRLRACRALAALALALSSCGPRAAESLTVDVVRQLPHDPEAFTQGLELDGDTLYESTGLTGRSSLREVSLETGEVIRLRELPDTFAEGLTVVGDELLQLTWRDGVLYRWDKETFEPTGTDRYEGEGWGLCFDGEALWMSDGTDRLTRRDPDTFAVLGSVQVRRDGEPLGLLNELECVGEDVYANVWLTDEIVRIDPETGHVTATIDASPLRDLMPAGLSRDAVLNGIAYVEEREVFLLTGKLWPSAFEVRLVAAPSP; this is encoded by the coding sequence GTGGCTAGGGCGAGGCCACGCCTCCGCGCCTGCCGCGCCCTCGCGGCGCTGGCCCTGGCCCTCTCGAGCTGCGGGCCCAGGGCGGCCGAGTCCCTCACCGTCGACGTGGTCAGGCAGCTCCCCCACGACCCCGAGGCGTTCACGCAGGGCCTCGAGCTCGACGGCGACACGCTCTACGAGAGCACCGGCCTGACGGGGCGCTCCAGCCTCAGGGAGGTGTCCCTCGAGACAGGCGAGGTGATAAGGCTGCGCGAGCTGCCCGACACCTTCGCCGAGGGGCTCACCGTCGTCGGCGACGAGCTGCTGCAGCTGACGTGGCGCGACGGCGTCCTCTACCGCTGGGACAAGGAGACGTTCGAGCCCACGGGCACCGACCGCTACGAGGGCGAGGGCTGGGGCCTCTGCTTCGACGGCGAGGCGCTGTGGATGAGCGACGGCACCGACCGCCTGACGCGACGCGACCCCGACACGTTCGCGGTGCTCGGGAGCGTGCAGGTGCGCCGCGACGGCGAGCCCCTGGGCCTCCTCAACGAGCTGGAGTGCGTGGGCGAGGACGTCTACGCCAACGTCTGGCTGACCGACGAGATCGTGAGGATCGATCCCGAGACCGGGCACGTGACGGCCACCATCGACGCCTCGCCGCTGCGCGACCTCATGCCGGCGGGGCTGTCGAGGGACGCCGTCCTGAACGGGATCGCCTACGTGGAGGAGCGGGAGGTGTTCCTGCTCACGGGCAAGCTGTGGCCGAGCGCCTTCGAGGTGCGCCTCGTCGCGGCCCCGTCGCCTTGA
- a CDS encoding FmdB family transcriptional regulator codes for MPVYVYRNLVTNETFEHQQSITEDPLTVDPRTGDPVKRVVQPVGIAFKGSGFYVNDSRKSSSSSNGSGASKGDSSSSSSDSGGAAND; via the coding sequence ATGCCGGTCTACGTGTACCGCAACCTGGTCACCAACGAGACCTTCGAGCACCAGCAGAGCATCACCGAAGACCCGCTGACCGTCGACCCGCGCACGGGCGACCCGGTGAAGCGCGTGGTCCAGCCCGTCGGCATCGCCTTCAAGGGCTCGGGCTTCTACGTCAACGACAGCCGCAAGTCCTCGAGCTCGTCGAACGGCTCGGGCGCGTCGAAGGGCGACTCGAGCTCCTCCTCGTCCGACTCCGGCGGCGCGGCGAACGACTGA
- a CDS encoding NAD(P)H-dependent glycerol-3-phosphate dehydrogenase yields MSHAASAPALVTVLGAGAWGSTLARLLANNGHSVRLWTRDEGHARELAATRENARYLPGLRLPPAVTPTSDLDEALAGEPLAFAAVPARALRSVLRAARRRPAAVVSCAKGVEPSSGERGEPDFKRLSQVVEEEMPGVPVAALSGPNLAREIADGKPAATTVASLASHLARWVQDLLQQATFRVYTSPDLVGVELAGVMKNVIALAAGICDGLRLGDNAKSTIITRGLAETVRFGTRLGGRERTFYGLAGLGDVVATCASHLSRNHRAGVLLAGGERVDGPAISSLTAEGLGTVAAVHAFARAHDVDLPITAEVYRVAYERKDPREAIDTLMSRERKAE; encoded by the coding sequence ATGTCGCACGCGGCCTCCGCACCGGCCCTGGTGACAGTCCTGGGAGCCGGCGCTTGGGGCTCGACCCTCGCCCGTCTGCTCGCGAACAACGGCCACAGCGTCAGGCTGTGGACGCGCGACGAGGGGCACGCACGCGAGCTGGCCGCGACCCGCGAGAACGCCCGCTACCTGCCGGGCCTGCGTCTGCCGCCCGCGGTCACGCCCACCAGCGACCTCGACGAGGCCCTGGCCGGGGAGCCGCTGGCCTTCGCCGCCGTGCCGGCCCGCGCGCTGCGGTCGGTGCTCCGCGCGGCCAGGCGCCGTCCGGCCGCCGTCGTGTCGTGCGCCAAGGGCGTCGAGCCGAGCAGCGGGGAGCGCGGCGAGCCCGACTTCAAGCGCCTCTCCCAGGTCGTGGAGGAGGAGATGCCCGGGGTGCCCGTGGCGGCGCTCTCGGGGCCGAACCTCGCCAGGGAGATCGCCGACGGCAAGCCCGCCGCCACGACCGTGGCCAGCCTCGCGTCGCACCTCGCCCGCTGGGTGCAGGACCTGCTGCAGCAGGCCACGTTCCGCGTCTACACGAGCCCCGACCTCGTGGGCGTCGAGCTCGCCGGCGTGATGAAGAACGTGATCGCGCTGGCGGCCGGCATCTGCGACGGCCTGCGGCTGGGCGACAACGCCAAGTCGACCATCATCACCCGCGGTCTCGCCGAGACGGTCCGCTTCGGCACGAGGCTGGGCGGGCGCGAGCGCACGTTCTACGGCCTGGCGGGCCTCGGCGACGTCGTCGCCACGTGCGCCAGCCACCTCTCGCGGAACCACAGGGCGGGCGTGCTGCTCGCCGGGGGCGAGCGCGTCGACGGTCCGGCGATCTCGAGCCTCACGGCCGAGGGGCTCGGCACCGTGGCGGCCGTGCACGCGTTCGCGCGGGCGCACGACGTCGACCTCCCGATCACCGCGGAGGTCTACAGGGTCGCCTACGAGCGCAAGGACCCGCGCGAGGCGATCGACACCCTCATGTCCCGCGAGAGGAAGGCCGAATGA
- a CDS encoding ABC transporter ATP-binding protein codes for MSAITATGLTKRYGAKAAVDDASFSIEQGEIVGFLGPNGAGKTTTLRMLAGLVRPTAGSCTVLGRPVPGESLREVGTMIEEPTFYPYLTGRSNLRHAALLHGDVPPGRVDEVLEFVSLQDAADKKVRAYSQGMRQRLALARALLWRPRVLLLDEPTNGLDPAGIAEVRESLRSVASQGVTVLVSSHILAEIEKLVDRILAIEAGRIVFDGPLRELVERMGAPTATYTVTARDQAGLLAALRELGYAPTARGEDGADVTVPAEEAEFLIERLTTKGVRVTSAVQRGEDLEGAYLRLIDPTRRPS; via the coding sequence ATGAGCGCGATCACCGCCACGGGGCTGACGAAGCGTTACGGCGCCAAGGCCGCCGTGGACGACGCCAGCTTCTCGATCGAGCAGGGCGAGATCGTCGGTTTCCTGGGGCCGAACGGCGCCGGCAAGACGACCACCCTGCGCATGCTCGCCGGGCTCGTGAGGCCCACCGCCGGCTCCTGCACCGTGCTCGGCCGTCCCGTGCCGGGGGAGAGCCTGCGCGAGGTCGGGACGATGATCGAGGAGCCGACCTTCTACCCGTACCTGACCGGCCGGTCGAACCTGCGCCACGCCGCGCTGCTCCACGGCGACGTCCCGCCGGGCCGCGTCGACGAGGTGCTCGAGTTCGTGTCGCTGCAGGACGCCGCCGACAAGAAGGTCCGCGCCTACTCGCAGGGCATGAGGCAGCGCCTGGCGCTCGCCCGCGCCCTGCTGTGGCGGCCCAGGGTCCTGCTGCTGGACGAGCCGACGAACGGCCTCGACCCCGCCGGCATCGCCGAGGTGCGCGAGTCGCTGCGCAGCGTGGCCTCTCAGGGGGTGACCGTGCTGGTCTCGAGCCACATCCTCGCCGAGATCGAGAAGCTCGTCGACCGCATCCTGGCGATCGAGGCCGGCCGCATCGTGTTCGACGGGCCGCTGCGCGAGCTCGTCGAGCGCATGGGCGCCCCCACCGCGACCTACACGGTCACGGCCCGCGACCAGGCCGGCCTGCTCGCCGCGCTGCGGGAGCTCGGCTACGCTCCCACGGCGCGCGGCGAGGACGGCGCCGACGTCACCGTGCCCGCCGAGGAGGCCGAGTTCCTCATCGAGCGCCTGACGACCAAGGGCGTGCGCGTGACCTCCGCCGTCCAGCGCGGCGAGGACCTCGAGGGCGCCTACCTGCGCCTTATCGACCCCACCAGGAGGCCCTCGTGA
- a CDS encoding ABC transporter permease, with product MNAVAATVRAETFKLLRKRRLYVLAFLYWVLLPAVALLVGRLLFTNLSEFEREGLPVTDLMQSLFSAHGLASIALAGPAYMSPTAYIIGVVLLAALFIGEERGQNMWKTVLVVQPDRPAVLTGKLIVTMGALLVLMLGAFLSSIVFGTVGMSFLPTDLSGDWLGLLALYLWQWAHLLAAVLLAFLLVFLVRSAVLGIVMVLLLPGLIEGLYSVLNTLFNLQPLTRFNAIFQALRLQRVWEAAPRYFFTTNLYAPGRSPARDVAAELLASAPSGPQELGPLQQLIGGGVSLGHASAVMAGYAVVFGVLLFWLFRRRDVD from the coding sequence GTGAACGCGGTAGCGGCCACCGTCAGGGCCGAGACGTTCAAGCTGCTGCGCAAGCGCCGCCTCTACGTCCTGGCGTTCCTCTACTGGGTGCTGCTCCCCGCGGTCGCGCTGCTGGTGGGCCGCCTCCTGTTCACGAACCTTAGCGAGTTCGAGAGGGAGGGCCTGCCCGTCACCGACCTGATGCAGTCGCTCTTCTCGGCGCACGGCCTGGCGAGCATCGCGCTCGCCGGCCCGGCCTACATGTCGCCGACGGCCTACATCATCGGGGTCGTGCTCCTGGCGGCGCTGTTCATCGGGGAGGAGCGCGGCCAGAACATGTGGAAGACGGTCCTCGTCGTCCAGCCCGACCGCCCCGCCGTCCTGACGGGCAAGCTGATCGTCACGATGGGCGCGCTGCTCGTCCTGATGCTCGGCGCGTTCCTCAGCTCGATCGTCTTCGGCACCGTGGGCATGTCGTTCCTGCCCACCGACCTCTCGGGCGACTGGCTCGGCCTCCTCGCCCTCTACCTGTGGCAGTGGGCGCACCTGCTCGCGGCGGTGCTGTTGGCCTTCCTGCTGGTCTTCCTCGTGCGCTCGGCCGTGCTGGGGATCGTCATGGTCCTGCTCCTGCCCGGCCTGATCGAGGGCCTCTACTCCGTCCTCAACACGCTCTTCAACCTCCAGCCCCTGACCCGCTTCAACGCGATCTTCCAGGCACTGAGGCTGCAGAGGGTGTGGGAGGCGGCCCCGCGCTACTTCTTCACCACGAACCTCTACGCGCCGGGCCGCTCGCCGGCGCGGGACGTGGCCGCCGAGCTCCTCGCGAGCGCCCCCTCCGGCCCCCAGGAGCTGGGGCCGCTGCAGCAGCTCATCGGGGGCGGCGTCTCGCTGGGCCACGCGTCGGCGGTGATGGCGGGCTACGCGGTCGTCTTCGGCGTGCTCCTCTTCTGGCTGTTCCGCCGGCGCGACGTCGACTAG
- a CDS encoding TerC family protein yields the protein MEWVTSPEAWIALLTLTVLEVVLGIDNIVFISILSGRLPEAQRPRARALGLGLAMFTRILLLLSVGWLARLTTELFGVFGHGVTGRDLVFLAGGLFLIYKATGEIHERLEGPGREEEHEVPNAVSFTAVITQIVLLDIVFSLDSVITAVGMANDIPVMIAAVVIAVGVMMFSAGPISRFVEEHPTVKMLALAFLILIGVTLIADGLGQHIPKGYIYFAMAFSVAVEFLNQRAAHVARRKAAPVELRKPRPPVAAPRR from the coding sequence ATGGAATGGGTCACCAGCCCGGAAGCGTGGATCGCGCTCCTCACCCTGACGGTCCTCGAGGTCGTCCTGGGCATCGACAACATCGTCTTCATCTCGATCCTGTCCGGGCGGCTCCCGGAGGCTCAGCGTCCGCGCGCGCGCGCGCTCGGCCTCGGCCTGGCGATGTTCACGCGCATACTGCTGCTGCTGTCGGTCGGCTGGCTCGCCCGCCTGACGACCGAGCTGTTCGGCGTGTTCGGCCACGGCGTCACGGGCCGTGACCTCGTGTTCCTGGCCGGCGGCCTCTTCCTGATCTACAAGGCCACGGGCGAGATCCACGAGCGCCTCGAGGGCCCCGGCCGCGAGGAGGAGCACGAGGTGCCCAACGCGGTCAGCTTCACCGCCGTCATCACCCAGATCGTGCTGCTCGACATCGTCTTCTCGCTGGACTCGGTGATCACCGCCGTCGGCATGGCGAACGACATCCCGGTGATGATCGCCGCCGTGGTCATCGCCGTCGGCGTCATGATGTTCTCCGCCGGGCCGATCAGCCGCTTCGTCGAGGAGCACCCCACGGTCAAGATGCTGGCGCTGGCGTTCCTCATCCTCATCGGCGTGACGCTCATCGCCGACGGCCTCGGCCAGCACATACCCAAGGGCTACATCTACTTCGCGATGGCCTTCAGCGTGGCCGTCGAGTTCCTCAACCAGCGCGCC